The window CAACAATCCCATAAAATTGCTCACCATTCTCAGAGGTTCTTGTAAGTCATGAGAAGCTACATAGGCAAATTGTTCAAGTTCTTTATTTGACCTTTCCAGCTCAATCGCATGCTGAGCCATTTGGTCATTCATAGCTTGAAGGGATTCTTCATACTCTTTTCTATAGGTAATATCAGTTATGGCACCTACCACCCGAGTAACTTTATTGCTTTTATTTCTTATAAAAATAGCCCTGTCAATTACAAAGGCATAATGTCCTTCTTTACATAGTAAACGATATTCTTCGAACCAATTGGTAAGAACATCACTATTAATAAATTCTTTAAATTTCACTCTAATTCTTTCCCTATCATCTGGATGAATCAATTCTTGTAAGGCTACTATATCCGGAGAGCTATCCTTCAAATCGTATCCAAAGAGTGTGTGAAATCCCACCCCTCGAAAAACTTCATTGTTTTCAATATCATAATCCCAAATAGCATCATTGGTGGCTTCAGCTATTTTCTCAAACCGCTCATTAGAAAGTTGAATTTTTTCTGATATTAATTTTTCTTGGGTTATATCTTTAATAAAAACACTAATGCCATCTTCAGAAGGGTAACCATTTATATTCAACCATATTTTTCTTCGATCGGAAAACATCTCAAAATGAACATTGACCTGATTTTGTAAAGCGTAAAATAGCTGTTTTTGAACTATGGAATTTTTTATACGTGGAATCACTTCCCAAATCACATTATTGAGTGCTCGTTCTTTACTTATGCCGATAATTTCTTCTGAACGCTGATTCCAATAGAGGATTTTAAAATCATTATCCAAAGCAAAGAATGCCTCTCCTATACTCTCCAAAATGGCATTCTTTTCTTTAAAGGATTGCAAAAGGGCCTTTTGGCTATTGGTTCGCTGTATCGCTGAAGATAAGTTGGAAGAAATGGTTTGTAAAAATGAGATCTCACTCTCGCTCCAATTTCGTTCTGTATGACAGGTTTTGAAACTTAAAAATCCATGAAATTGGTTTTTAATTGTGATTGGAATTGAAATATTAGAATAAACCCCTAACCTTTCAAAATTCTCTTTCAATTTACAATGGGGTAGTTCACTTGTATTTACGATAAACAATTCTCCTCTTCTCAAGACATCCATTATCTCAGGAAAATCATCTACAGCTAACTTTTGGACAGTATCATTTTCTGTAAAATTAATATCCTCCCCTAGCCTCCATTCAATCATCTTAGTAACATACTCTTCCCCATCATCTCCAACTTCATTTTTTTGAAAGTAATTAATTTTATCAATTTCAACTGCTTCACTCGTAAGTTGAAAAACCTTCTCTATGGCATCCTTCCAATCTTCAACTAACAGAAATTTTTCAATTACTCTAGAAATTATTTCGAGAAGTTGATTGTTTTTCGCTAATTCAATTTCGCTTATCTTTTGATTGTGGATGTCCTGAAGTGATCCGGAAATACGAACACATTTACCATTGCTAAATTCAGGCTTACCAATACTTCTTATCCAAGTTTCACTTCCATTCAAATGCTTTAATAGAATCTGATAATCCCAAGACTTTCCCTTACTTACTGCCTGCTTAAGTGCATTTTCGATTGTATCCTTTGTGTTTATATCATAAAATGCCGAAATTTCTTCTAGGGAAGGAGAACTATCTTGAGGAAGACCGTAAATTTCCTTGGACGTGGAGGATAAAAAAAGTTCATTATTTACCAAGTCAATCTCCCAACTACCCATTCTTGAGAGTTTAGAAGCATTGTCAAGTAAGGTTTGTAAAGATACTAATTCCGTAATGTCATGGCCAAAAATAAATACCAAACCTTCTTCTCCAAACTTATCGGAAGTATTCCAAGAAATCCATCTGTGTTGACCTGATTTGGTTTGGTATCTATTAATTAGGTTTTTTACTTCCCCCCCCCTTTTCTAAAGAAAACTTCCTTATTGATAAACTTTTATCCTCAGGATGAATAAAGTCCTCAAACTTTTTGTTTAAAACCTCCTCTTCTCTATATCCAAATACCTTAAAAAATGAGGGGTTAACTTTTACAAAATATCCACTTGTATCAATTACAGTCAACACTTCAGGAGCGCTTTCAAAAAGAAGCCTCATTTCTTCTTCCTGCTGTTTCCGTTTAATTTCTCCTCCTAATAAGACGCCAATTGGTTCAAAAAACTGTTGGCAATCCTTAGGCAATGTAACTATGTCATTGACATATAATAGCAACACCCCAACCTGAATGTTATTTTGAAACAATGGTATTCCTATAACTTCCTTAATAAATTGGTGGATATCAGGATTTATCCCTGCAAATTTGGGCTCCATTTCCAGTTGATTAAACTTTAAAAATGAACCAGAGTTTAAAGCTTGATTCGCTAAACCTTTATTTATCTTCTTTATATCATTCAAATTCGGGTTTTTAATAGTCCAATAATCCTCTAGTAAATTTATTCCAACCTCCTTTCTATTTAATAGCCAAATTTCACAAACCGAAAAATCAGAGATTGAAGCAACATATTTTAATACTTCTTTTAAGATAACTTTTAATGGCAAGTCCTCTTTAAAGTAATTAACAATCTGGTGCTGCGCTTCTTTTCGGAAAAAATCCTCTTTTTCATCAGTTTTATCCCTTAAGACACCAATCATCCTTAATGGTTTTCCTAGGTAGTCCCTAATCATATAACTGATTTCTTCTATATGGAGAAATTTACCGGACTTATGCCGAAATCTATATTCCTTATGCCATCTATTATTTTTAGAATCAAAAACAAAATCATCCCATACTTTGTCAGTTTCTATGGAATCTGCTGGATGCATAAAAGAAGTCCATTCAGAAATTTTATTGATCTCCTCACCTTTTTGGTAGCCAAAAATCCTATAAAAACCCTCTCCCCAGTGAAATTCATCTTTATTATAATCCCAATCAAATATGGCGTCGTTGGTAATCATATTGACATAGGTAAAGCGTTCATTACTTTGATGTAGGTTTTCAAAGAACTCAAATTTTGTAATCAATACTGGAAGAATTCGCTGACTTCTTTGAACAGCATAATATTCCCACCCACTTGGCTTACTTGAATATTCAAAAAAGTTAATTAAAACTGCATCTAACCTCTCACTTGAGTTCTTAATTGGTAATAACCAGCAAGATCGAATCTTCTTTTCTTTAGAAAATTCTAATAGGCCTTCCCACTTAGGATCCTTTTCAAGATCTGCTATAAAAATTTCCTTATTAAAATAATCTGAGATATTATCCAAACTAACTTTATCATTCAAATAAAATTCAAATTCATCAACACTAACTTTTTCTAAATCTAAAAAAGAAGGTGTAGCCAAATTCAATAAACGGTTGTCTGAAACCTTCAAAATTGCCATTTTCATGGAGGGAAAAAGGCTTTCTAAATTGGTAAGGAAGCTGTAAAGTAAATCGGAAAGGTTAGCCTCCTTATCCATACTTGTCTCCATCAGGTCTTTTTCAATGGTTTCAAGTTCACCATAAAAATGTTCCAAAGTAATGTCTCTAATAGCACCGACCACCCTATAAGCTTTTCCATTTTGATCTCTTAGAATAACTGCTTTCTCTTTTACATATGCCCATTCTCCATTCTCTTTAATAAGGCGATATGCTGTTTCTAATTGATTGTCTAAGCTGTTAAATATAATTTGCCTCACTTTTTCCCTGTATGAGTCGAGATCATCAGGATGGATGCTATTGGAAAAAACTTCGTAATTATTTGATAGAGATTGAATTTTGACACCAAAGTTTAAAGCAAACCCTTCCCCTAAAAACATATCACCAGTACTGGGATCAAAATCCCATATACTTCCGGAGTCTGTTTGCATAACCAATTCAAAGCGCTCATTACTCTTTTTAAGTTCTTCTTCAAAAGCAATTCGTTCGGAAATATCTATTCCATTGCATTGAATTTCTTGGGGTTTTCCATCAACCCCAAGTATACCAACAAAGTCCCATATTGTGGTATAAGTACCTTTTTTAGGGTTTAATTTGTGAAGTTCTACTTTGTGTGCTTTTTCAGGTTCTTGTATGCATTTATTAATAATTTGCTTTAATTTGATTTTTTCTTCATCCGGGACAGTATTGATAACATTAATTTTTTCATTGTCAGAAAAGAGCCAATTGAAAGTCTCAATGTATTTGGTATTAGCAAAGCTAATGTAACCTTCAAGATCAATCCGGATGACAAATGTGGTTTGGGAGTCAAGAAAGCTTTTATACCTGGAT of the Cyclobacterium marinum DSM 745 genome contains:
- a CDS encoding PAS domain-containing protein, producing MGSWEIDLVNNELFLSSTSKEIYGLPQDSSPSLEEISAFYDINTKDTIENALKQAVSKGKSWDYQILLKHLNGSETWIRSIGKPEFSNGKCVRISGSLQDIHNQKISEIELAKNNQLLEIISRVIEKFLLVEDWKDAIEKVFQLTSEAVEIDKINYFQKNEVGDDGEEYVTKMIEWRLGEDINFTENDTVQKLAVDDFPEIMDVLRRGELFIVNTSELPHCKLKENFERLGVYSNISIPITIKNQFHGFLSFKTCHTERNWSESEISFLQTISSNLSSAIQRTNSQKALLQSFKEKNAILESIGEAFFALDNDFKILYWNQRSEEIIGISKERALNNVIWEVIPRIKNSIVQKQLFYALQNQVNVHFEMFSDRRKIWLNINGYPSEDGISVFIKDITQEKLISEKIQLSNERFEKIAEATNDAIWDYDIENNEVFRGVGFHTLFGYDLKDSSPDIVALQELIHPDDRERIRVKFKEFINSDVLTNWFEEYRLLCKEGHYAFVIDRAIFIRNKSNKVTRVVGAITDITYRKEYEESLQAMNDQMAQHAIELERSNKELEQFAYVASHDLQEPLRMVSNFMGLLERKYHDELDEKAHQYIGFAVDGAMRMRQIILDLLEFSRIGKHEDKLTILDINELVDEVCVLQKKRIKESKAIVNFNKLPRIVSYKTPLFQVFYNLIGNALKYKNENEGPVIDISFEEKDGFWQFSVEDNGIGIDPIHHERIFTIFKRLHGKGKYEGTGMGLAIVKKIIDNLGGEVWVNSVKGEGAKFYFTIPKANPEMNME